A window of the Terriglobia bacterium genome harbors these coding sequences:
- a CDS encoding PQQ-dependent dehydrogenase, methanol/ethanol family has product MSASRNRGRAVVPALVLLIAGLGVSRILLAHKELVTMQSDPKQWTMPNGNYNGWNYSALNQINLNNVKDLQVAWTFQIGILDTVEAAPLVIGDTMYIATPKPNYIYALDLKRNGIIKWEFRPEFPQIDAATKAACCGAQTRGLAYADGKIFYSTLDGQVYALNAENGKVVWKADNGNLATAETVSAPPIVVGDKVIVGVMGGEKGVRGHVTAYNLETGNMRWRFYSTGPNNEVGIGPKFKPFYRDDKTPNPALDSWYGDSWKRGGGSVWGWFTFDPDLNLFYYGTGNCGPWNPDYRRQFGRIELDDKGGLAAYKNNYCASVLARDADSGELVWAYNMTPQDGWDLDEPSAFLAVDLQIGGRMRKTLVHPGRNGYFYVIDRATGELVLKPWPFVYNDLIKGVDMDTGRPLYNIEKMLFTKLEDRQKYLPNAKDVNVTWCPGISARNWFQDAYSPRTGLVYTPALNTCGTQKVVEGKYNPPNDYTLREGGAPGAPGPMAPGATNAGELQANDPVTGKTVWRIPWKVSNNVGVLATAGDLLFQGGPNEGVMRAMNAKTGEIVWTFRTGSNFRSSPISYQGPDGRQYIAIISSQLGNNTQVTVNTPADSDARFRRSGSTLYAFALPKR; this is encoded by the coding sequence ACGGATACTGCTGGCGCACAAGGAATTGGTCACCATGCAGTCGGACCCGAAGCAATGGACGATGCCGAACGGCAACTACAACGGATGGAACTACAGCGCGCTCAATCAGATCAATCTCAACAACGTGAAAGATCTGCAGGTCGCATGGACCTTTCAGATCGGCATTCTCGACACGGTCGAAGCCGCGCCGCTCGTGATCGGCGACACGATGTACATTGCGACGCCGAAGCCGAATTACATTTACGCGCTCGATCTGAAGCGCAACGGCATTATCAAATGGGAATTCCGTCCGGAATTTCCGCAAATCGATGCCGCAACCAAAGCCGCGTGTTGCGGTGCGCAGACACGCGGGCTCGCCTACGCCGACGGAAAGATTTTCTACAGCACACTCGACGGACAGGTCTACGCGCTCAACGCCGAGAACGGCAAAGTCGTCTGGAAAGCCGACAATGGGAATCTCGCCACGGCTGAAACCGTCAGCGCGCCTCCGATCGTTGTCGGCGATAAAGTCATTGTCGGTGTCATGGGCGGCGAGAAGGGCGTTCGCGGACACGTCACGGCCTACAACCTTGAGACCGGCAACATGCGGTGGCGCTTCTACAGTACCGGCCCGAATAACGAAGTCGGTATCGGTCCGAAGTTCAAGCCGTTCTACAGAGACGATAAGACGCCGAACCCTGCACTCGATTCCTGGTACGGCGATTCCTGGAAGCGTGGCGGCGGCTCCGTCTGGGGCTGGTTCACGTTTGATCCGGATCTCAATCTCTTCTATTACGGCACCGGCAACTGCGGTCCGTGGAATCCGGATTATCGCCGGCAGTTCGGCCGCATCGAACTCGACGACAAAGGCGGACTGGCCGCCTACAAGAACAACTACTGCGCCTCGGTTCTCGCTCGCGATGCCGATAGCGGCGAACTCGTCTGGGCTTACAACATGACGCCGCAGGACGGGTGGGATCTCGATGAACCCAGCGCCTTTCTCGCCGTCGATCTCCAGATCGGCGGACGTATGCGAAAGACGCTCGTGCATCCTGGACGCAACGGCTACTTCTACGTCATCGACCGCGCTACCGGCGAACTTGTGCTGAAACCCTGGCCGTTCGTGTACAACGACCTTATTAAAGGTGTGGATATGGACACCGGCCGGCCTCTTTACAACATCGAGAAAATGCTGTTCACGAAGCTCGAGGATCGGCAGAAGTATCTGCCGAATGCGAAAGACGTCAATGTGACGTGGTGTCCGGGCATCAGCGCGCGCAACTGGTTCCAGGATGCGTACTCTCCGCGCACCGGTCTTGTATACACGCCCGCATTAAACACCTGCGGGACGCAGAAAGTCGTCGAAGGAAAGTACAATCCGCCAAATGATTACACGCTGCGCGAGGGCGGAGCGCCCGGCGCGCCCGGCCCCATGGCGCCGGGCGCGACAAATGCGGGAGAGTTGCAGGCAAACGATCCGGTGACTGGAAAGACGGTGTGGCGCATTCCGTGGAAGGTCAGCAACAACGTCGGCGTCTTGGCGACGGCGGGCGACCTGCTTTTCCAGGGTGGTCCAAATGAAGGCGTCATGCGCGCGATGAATGCGAAGACGGGAGAAATCGTTTGGACTTTCCGGACGGGCAGTAACTTCCGGAGTTCGCCGATCAGCTATCAGGGGCCGGACGGACGCCAGTACATCGCGATCATCTCGAGCCAGCTGGGGAATAACACGCAGGTAACCGTAAATACGCCGGCGGATTCGGATGCGCGGTTCCGGCGCTCCGGCTCGACGCTGTATGCGTTCGCGTTGCCGAAGAGATAG